TAATAATCAGCATCTTTTACAAAAAAAATGGAATTTTCAAACAAGGTTCTTGTGTTGTTGTTCTAGCTATAATCCTATAGTTCAGAGAATATGCTTTAGATGTTAAAAAGGAAGCTTCTTAGAACGTTTCTAAATTAGAAATAGTCTTTTACATAGCCCGAAGCATTTGCCTAGTTTTGTCATTTGAAATTAAATTTTTAAGCAGTAAAAGTATCTTAAATACAAACAAATGAGCAATTTTTCAAAAACGTTTTCTTCCACACTAGGGAGAAAGCTGATTATGTGTTTAACAGGCTTATTTTTATGCGCTTTTCTTGTCGTACATTTAATTGGTAACTTACAATTATTTGCTAATGACGGAGGATACGCGTTTAATAAATATGCTTATTTCATGACCCACTTTACACCTATTAAGGTGATTTCTTACTTGCTCTATATTTCCATTATAGTGCATACTGTTTGGGCTATTATTATTACTTCTAAAAATAAGGCAGCCCGTCCTGTATCTTACGCAGTAAAAGGAGCTAACGGAAGTATCTGGTCTTCAAGAAATATGGGCATATTAGGAACCATTATTTTCCTTTTTGTTGTTATTCACATGAGCAATTTTTGGTACAAATACCACTGGGGTGCAACTCCATATGTAGAGTACTCAACTAATTTATCTACCGGGGAGACCCAGGCCAGAGAAATTACAGAAGCGGAATACGGCAAGCAGTATGTAACGTATGTAGATAATGGGATAGAGGTAGTTAAATCTAAAGATTTATATAAAGAAGTAGCTTTTGCTTTTTCTAACCCTATTTATTCATTATTCTATGTTTTAGCAATGGCGGCATTGGCATTCCACTTATTACATGGATTCCAAAGTGCATTTCAAACATTAGGCTGGGATAATAGCAAATACAAACCTTTGGTTAACTTCTTAGGTATTTGGATTTTTTCAATTGCTATTCCTATTGGGTTTGCACTTATGCCAATCTATTTCTTTTTATTTAAATAACAGGATTCGTTCATAAGCCATATATAAGAGCTTATTAAAAATATAAACAAATGAAGTTAGATGCTAACATTCCATCAGGCCCATTAGCGGAAAAATGGAATAAACATAAATTCGACCTTAAACTTGTAAATCCTGCCAACAAAAGAAAATATACTATTATTGTTGTAGGTACTGGTCTTGCAGGGGCATCTGCTGCTGCATCTTTGGGAGAATTGGGATATAATGTGAAAGCGTTTTGCTTTCAGGATAGCGCGAGGAGAGCACACTCTATTGCAGCACAAGGTGGTATAAATGCTGCTAAAAATTACCAAAACGATGGTGACTCGACTTACCGCTTATTTTATGATACTATTAAAGGAGGTGACTACAGAGCAAGGGAGGCAAACGTTTACCGTTTAGCTGAAGTATCTGCAAACATTATCGACCAATGTGTTGCACAAGGTGTTCCTTTCGCCCGCGAATATGGAGGTTTGTTAGACAACCGTTCTTTTGGTGGAGCACAGGTTTCCAGAACCTTTTATGCTAAAGGGCAAACTGGGCAACAACTTCTTTTAGGTGCATATTCTGCATTAAACCGTCAAATAAAAGCTGGAAAAGTACAAATGTACACGCGTACAGAGATGCTTGACGTAGTAAAAATTGACGGAGAAGCCAAAGGTATTGTTACCAGGAACCTTGTAACTGGAGCAATTGAAACACATGCCGGACACGCTGTATTACTTTGTACTGGCGGTTACGGAAACGTATTCTACCTTTCTACCAATGCAATGGGTTCTAACGTAACCGCAGCATGGAGAGCACACAAACAAGGCGCCTTCTTTGCAAACCCTTGTTATACGCAAATTCACCCTACTTGTATTCCGGTAACAGGAGATCATCAATCTAAATTGACTTTAATGTCTGAGTCTTTAAGAAATGATGGTAGAGTTTGGGTTCCTAAAACAAGAGAGTTGGCAGAAAAAGTTAGAAAAGGAGAATTAAAAGCTAAAGATATCAAAGAAGACGATAGAGATTACTTCTTAGAAAGGAAATATCCTTCTTTTGGTAACCTTGTTCCTCGTGACGTTGCTTCCAGAAATGCGAAACAAATGTGTGATGACAAACGCGGGGTAGGTAAAACAGGCTTAGCTGTTTACTTAGACTTCGCAGACGCTATCAAACGTTTAGGAAAGGAAACAGTGGAAGAAAAATACGGAAACTTATTCGATATGTATTTACAGATTACAGACGAAAATCCGTATGAACAACCAATGAGAATCTATCCTGCTGTTCACTATACAATGGGTGGGCTTTGGGTTGATTATAATTTAATGACTACTGTTCCTGGACTATATGCTTTAGGAGAATGTAATTTCTCTGACCATGGTGCTAACCGCTTAGGTGCTTCTGCATTAATGCAAGGTTTAGCCGATGGTTACTTTGTAATCCCTTATACTATTGGAGATTATTTAGCTAAAATTGGCCCTGCGAAGGTTGATGAATCTCATCCGGCTTTTGCAAAAGCTAAACAAGACGTCATCGATTTAACGAATAAACTTTTATCTCTTAAAGGAACTAAAACTGTTGACGAATATCACCGTGATTTAGGGCACATCATGTGGGAATATTGTGGTATGGCCCGTACAGCAGAAGGTTTACAAAAAGCTAAGAAATTAATTGCTGAACTGAGAGCTGACTTCTGGAAAAACGTTATTGTTCTTGGTGAGAACGAAGAAGTTAACCAATCTTTAGAAAAGGCAGGCAGAGTGGCAGATTTCTTAGAACTTGGGGAGCTAATGGTTGATGATGCCTATAACAGGGCAGAATCTTGTGGTGGTCACTTCAGAGAGGAAAGCCAAACACCGGAAGGAGAAGCTTTAAGGGATGACGAAAACTTCGCTTATGTTGCTGCCTGGGAATACACTGGTGATAACCAACCGGAGGTTTTACATAAGGAAGAACTTGTTTTTGAAAATGTTAAATTAACACAACGTAGTTATAAATAGATATGAGGTTTTAGATATGAGAATTGAGAGCTTATAGGAGTTCAATTCTCATATTTCAAATCTAATGTCTCTAGTCATATAAAGATATGAGTGCACATATGAATCTGACGCTAAAAGTTTGGCGCCAAAAAAATAGTCAGACTCCGGGTAAATTCGTTACTTACCCAGCTAACAATATAGCAGACGATATGTCTTTCTTAGAAATGTTAGACGTCGTTAACGAAGATCTTGTAAAAAAGAAAGAAGATCCTATCCAATTCGATCACGATTGTCGTGAAGGTATTTGTGGGATGTGTTCTTTGATGATAAACGGATCTCCTCACGGACCAAAACAAGGAATTACTACTTGCCAGCTTCACATGAGAAGCTTTAAAGATGGTGATACTATCGTTATTGAACCTTGGAGAGCTGCTGCATTCCCTGTTTTAAAAGACTTAACTGTAGATAGAGGATCTTTTGAAAGAATTCAACAAGCTGGTGGTTATGTTTCTGTAAACACTGGTGGTGTTCCCGATGCTAACACTATTCCAATTCCCAAGAGAATTGCAGACGAGGCTTTCAGCTCGGCAGAATGTATTGGTTGCGGAGCTTGTGTTGCTGCATGTAAAAATGCTTCTGCCATGTTATTTGTTTCTGCAAAAGTTTCTCAGTACGCTTTGTTACCACAAGGACAAACTGAGCGTTATGAAAGAGCTATTGCAATGGTGAACCAAATGGACGAAGAAGGATTTGGCGGATGTACAAATACTTATGCTTGTGAGGCCGAATGTCCAAAAGGTATCAAAGTAACAAATATCGCCCGCATGAACAGAGAATACTTCAACGCGAAGTTTATTAAGGGATAATATATTCTTAAATAGATAACAAAGCCTGAAAGGAAGTCTCTTTTCAGGCTTTGTTATTTACCGACATTTTCCTGTCATTCACCGATTATTTCATGATTTCTCCCAAAAAGAAATAATCATCCTAAAAAGATTAATCTACCTTCGTATTATCAATATCAAGATTATGGAGAATCAAGAAAACGATATTAATTATCACAAACCATATAGAAGCAGCGGTAAAATTTTCTTTGGTTTTATGCTGGCAGCAGTTGGAACATTACTCTTATCCAAAAAATTCGGTTACGAATATCCCGATTGGCTGATCAGCTGGCCAATGTTGCTTATTGTTTTGGGTTTCGGGAAGATTATAAAAAGCGGATTATCTAATTTATCGTGGGTTCCGTTTATGGCGATTGGAGGAATTTTTCTCGCAGGAAAAATAGATCCTACTTTAGACATTAGTAATTATATTTTACCTGTGATTCTTATCTCGCTTGGCCTTTTTGTAATGTTTGGCAAAAGCAAAAACACGGAAAAATGTTTGAGAAGGAGAGATAGGTTTAAAAAAAAATATCGTTCGAAAACTAGCACAGGGGAACGTGTAAACGATGATACAATAGAAAGTATTGCTATTTTCGGCGAAGTCAAAAAGACCGTTTACTCTCAGGATTTTAAAGGCGGCGAGGTTATCACCATTATGGGTGGTGCACAAATAAACTTAAGCCAGGCAGATATACAAGATGTCGTTATTATCGAAGCAATACAGGTTTTCGGAGGGACCAAACTGATTATCCCACAGAACTGGCAGGTTGTAACTGAAATGGCAGCTATTTTTGGAGGCATACAAGACAAAAGAGACTTTTATGCTTCTGAGCCCAATACTAACAAGAAAATAATTATAAAAGGTGTTTCAATTTTTGGAGGAATTGACATAAAAAACTACTAAACATTTATCTATGGAATGGTACTCAGCAAAATTAGTTTATCAAATTAGCAATACAGAAAATGATACTGTTCAGTTTGATGAACAGTTAAGAATTATAAACGCTATCAGCAAGGAACTTGCTTATGAAATAGCAAACCAACTGGGGTATATCAATCAGGAGAAAGTTGTTACAGATTCGGGAGCCACATTAAACTGGAATTTTATTGCGGTTACCGAAGTTAAGTATATCGGGGAAGTTAAACACGGTGCTGAAATTTATTCTTCGATCAAAGACACCCCTAAGGAGCTATTTCTGGAGGAAACAAGCAAGAAGGCTGCTTATTTAAAAGATTCTTACTCAACTTCCTTGGAAAAAGCTTTTTAAGAATATAATGAGTCTTTCGCAGTTTAAAAATATCGGATTCAAACCATCATTTACTCTTTTATGGGTAATGTGTGTTTCTCTGCATATTTTTACTGTAAGGATGTTAGGCTTTAGCCTTGAAATAAGCGTTATTGACGCATTGATATTCTACTGCATTATTTCCGGAGATTGCTGGCTAATTTCTCGCTCTCTTAATTATTATCTACCAGAAGGCGGTAAGTTTTATGTGATTATCGGCTGGAGCTTTACATTAGCTGTAATTAGCAACATTTTTATCTATTTTATTTCTCCGTTGCTAAACATTGGAGACGGGGATGCGTACCGGCAATATCTGGCTTCCTCTTTTTTTATAAAGCTGGCATTTTCATTCCTTTTAATTGGCTGGGTATCTTTAATATGCGCTTTCTGGTATAATAAACAGGAAGAAGAAAGGCTGGAGGAACGCAGAAGGGAATCGGAAAAGTTGAATAAAGAAGCCGAGCTTGCTTCTCTGAGAGAGAAACTTCAACCTCATTTTTTATTTAATAGCCTAAATTCTATCAGTTCGCTTACTTTTTCACAACCTGAACAAGCAAGAAAAATGATTCAGCAGTTATCTGACTTTTTGAGGGGTACTATTAAAAAAGACGATCAGCTGACTTCTCTTTCGCAGGAAATACAACATCTGCAGCTGTATTTAGATATAGAAAAAGTACGCTTTGGATCCCGGTTGAATACAAGTATAAACTGTCCCTGCGAGGTGGAAGAACTCTATGTTCCTAATATGATTTTACAACCTATCGTTGAAAATGCTATTAAGTTTGGCTTATACAATACTTTAGGTGAAATAGAAATTTCTGTTCGTTGTGTTCTGGAAAACGACCTTTTGGTAATTGAGACCAGAAACCCTTTTGATCCGGAAAATTGTCCTCCCAAAAAAGGATTGGGTTTTGGATTAGAAAACGTTAAGAGAAGGCTTTCTCTATTGTACAACAGAAACAATCTACTAAAAACAGATACTGATAACAATATATTTATAACGCGTATATTTATACCTCTATAGCATGACGAAAGCGATTATCATAGATGACGAATATTTAGCAAGAAACATCATTCGGGAGTATCTTAAAGCATATCCGAATATTGAAATCGTTATGGAATGTGAAAATGGTTTTGACGCGTTAAAAGCAATTAAAGAGCACCAGCCTCAACTTATTTTTCTTGATATACAAATGCCTAAAATAACTGGTTTTGAGATGTTGGAACTATGCGAAAATAAACCGGAAGTTGTTTTTACCACTGCTTTTGAGGAGTATGCGATTAAAGCTTTCGAAGCGAATGCGGTAGATTATTTGCTTAAGCCCTTTAGCCAGGAGCGTTTTAATAAAGCTGTCGATAAATTTGTTGATGGTTATACCAATCATCAAAAAATAAAAGAGCTTATGGAAGAATCTTCTCCTGCTACACAAACAGAAAGAGTTGTTGTAAAAATTGGGAATCAGATTAAGATCATCCCTTTCTTTGATATTCTTTTTATAGAAGCCTCGGATGATTATGTAAATATCTACACTCAAACTGAGTTTTTTTTAAAGAACAAAACGATGGCCTTTTTCGAAAAGTCTTTAGATCAAAGAGATTTTGTGCGAGTGCACCGGTCTTACATCGTAAGAGTTAGCGAAATACAAAAAATTGAACCTTATGAGAAAGATGGTCATATTGTTCTGCTTAAAACCGGGCATAAAATTCCCGTAAGCCGAACGGGCTATCCAAAGTTGAGGGCTGCTTTGGGTTGGTAGTATATTAAGTCTAAAGTGAAAAGTTCAAAGTAAAAATACACATCAAGCATTTAACGCGAACGTATTCATTGGCTTTTATAGTGAATAAACATTAGTATAAACCTGGGCCTTTGTAATTTACGCAAGGCCACAAGTTAAATTTCAGTTCCCAGTTTCTTGGCTAACAATAAGCTCAGTTCAATTTGAAAGGAGCTATCAGATCAAATTTTGGAATGTTTACCCTGATGTATTCTTCATTAACCAGACGTTTCATTTCATAAGCACCTTCCATCGTTCCCATATCTGTTTGAAGGTTACATCCCGAAATATATTCATGTACTTCTCCCGGAGCAATAATTGGTTGTTGACCAACTACACCTTCACCTTCCACCTCTCTTCTACTTCCGTTCGAATCAAAAATATGCCAATGTCTTCTCATCAACTGAATAGAATAAGGCCCTAGATTTTCTATCTGGATTCTGTATGCGAACATAAAATGTTCATTAGACGGATTCGAATATTCCGGCTGATAGATGGTTTCAACAGAAACTTTCACTCCCTCTGTAATTTGTGCCACCATATTTTTTGATATTTAATGCAAGTGAAAATTAGTATAAATATCTAAAAATCAAAAACTAAACCAGAACTGTATCAAATTTGTTTCGAATATCGTTTAATACATCCTCGATAGTTTCGATACTATCCAAAGAAACCAGTTTCATTCTATACTCCTTAAAATTGGGAACTCCTTTAAAATAGTTAGCATAATGTCTCCGCATTTCAAATATTCCGGTTTTAGGCCCTTTCCATTCTACTGACTTCCTTAAATGAGTCAAACATACGTCTACTCGCTCGTCAATAGTTGGGCCTTCTAAATGTTGTCCTGTTTTAAAGAAATGTTTAACTTCTCTAAATATCCAGGGATAACCAATTGCCGCTCTCCCTATCATAATGCCATCTATCTCGTATTCCAACCTCCAATTAGCCGCTTTAATAGCAGAATCCACATCGCCATTTCCAAAAATAGGGATTTTAATACGTGGGTTCTTTTTTACTTCTTTTATCAAAGTCCAATCGGCTTCTCCTTTATACATTTGTGCTCTGGTGCGCCCATGTATTGATAATGCCTGGATTCCCACATCCTGTAGCCTTTCCGCTACTTCGTAGATATTCTTGGTATTATCATCCCAACCTAACCTGGTTTTTACTGTAACGGGTAAATGAGTTGCCTTAACAACAGCCGCTGTCATCGCCACCATTTTATCAATATCTTGCAATAAAGCCGACCCGGCTCCTCTGCAAGCTACATTTTTAACAGGGCAGCCGTAATTGATATCTATTAAATCAGGATTGGCTTGTGTTGCTATTTCCGTTGCTTCGAACATATGATCGATATCGCTTCCAAAGATCTGGATACCAATGGGTCTTTCATATTCAAAGACATCCAGTTTCTGACGGCTTTTTGCTGCATCTCTGATTAATCCTTCGGAAGAGATAAACTCTGTATACATCAGATCTACTCCGTTTTGTTTACAAACATACCTGAATGGAGGGTCGCTTACATCTTCCATAGGAGCCAACAATAAGGGAAACTCACCTAAATCTATAGTCCCGATTTTTACAGACATCTTAATCCTTTTGATTATATTGAGTGCAAAATTACGAAATATGAACGATAGTCTTCATTATCAAGACAAACATCCATTGTATGAACTTCTAATCCTTACATTTTTCTGTTTTTTGGGTGGTATTGTATTTTCATTTTTTGGGAGCATAACTTATCTTATCTTTTTTGGCAGTCATCTTTCTTTAACATCTCTTTCCGGAGAAGGGCTTTACCAAAATGTCAATTTCTTGAGATGTATACAAATATTTAGCTCGCTTGGGATTTTTATCGTTGGACCGCTATCTTTTTCGAAATTCAGAAAATATAAGTTTGCTACATACTTTCAGTTCACGAAACAAACAGAACTAATTTTAATCCTTCTGAGTATTGCAATTCTTTTTGCTTCCCTTCCACTGATTGAATATCTGGGCAATTTAAACAGTAAAATGTCTTTTCCGGAATCTTTAAAGGCTCTTGAGTATTGGATGCGACAGAAAGAGGATGAAGCCATGATGTTGACCAAACAGCTTTTGATAATGAAAGACTATAAGGATTTGGTGATAAACCTGTTAATGATTGCTATCATACCTGCTATTGGTGAAGAATTACTTTTCAGAGGAGCTGTTCAAACAATTTTTATCAAATGGTTTTCCAATCCACATATTGCTATCTGGCTTGCAGCAATAATTTTCAGCGCGATACACGTACAATTTTATGGGTTTATTCCAAGAATGTTTTTAGGCGCTCTATTTGGATATCTTTTGTTTTGGGGTAAAAGTCTTTGGTATCCAATCATTGGGCATTTTATCAATAACGGATCCGCTGTGATTATTGCTTATTTATATCAATTAGACGGAAAAAGTGTAGAGGAAATTGAAAAAACCGACAACTTTCCAGCTTACGGATATATTTTTAGTGCATTATTTACCTTAGTTTTGCTTTACAACTTTTATCAACGAAGCAAAAACCGTGTATGAGTAACACTTGGGTAAAGATTTACACCTCTCAACAGTTCATCAAATCAGAAATTGTAAGACAGGTTCTGGTAGATTACGAAATAGATGCTGTATTAATGAACAAGCAAGACTCCTCTTATAAATTCGGGAATGTTGAGGTCTATGTCCATCCTGATAATTTTGATAAAGCGGTAGAAATTATCATTCAAAACGAACTTTAATGAAGACCAGAGCAATTACAGGTTTCTTTTTTATTATAGTAATGCTGGCCTCGTTGCTAAGCGGACCTTATGTCTTTTCTTTTTTTTATGTTGTCCTGGGTTTTCTATGCTTAATGGAATTTTATAAATTGGTCGATAAGGCAGGATTTAAACCGAATATTGCTGTCGGAGGTTTTACTGGCGGATTAACTCTCTGCTATTATGCTTATCACTGTATCTACGGTTTTGATCGATTAAGCTTTGGCTTTATAATCCTTTTAACCTGTCTGGTTTTCATTCTCCAACTCTATAAAAAAAGCGAGTTTCCATTCACTGCTATTGCCTATACTTTTTTAGGAATAATATACACCATACTTCCTTTTATCTGTTACTTCTCCATCGCTTTTATTTCCGGAGAATATAACTGGCATCTCGCTTTAGGCTTCTTTCTACTTTTATGGGGAAGTGATACAGGAGCTTATTTATTTGGAGTGAAATTTGGAAAAACTAAACTTTTCGAACGTCATTCCCCTAAGAAATCCTGGGAAGGATTTTTAGGAGGAGTATTTACTTCCATTGTTATTGCTTACGCTATAAGCCATTTCTACGCGGAGTATAACGTCATTAACTGGATTGTGATGGCTTTGATAATTTCCTGCTTTGGTACCATGGGAGATTTGGTCGAATCAATGTTTAAAAGAAGTATTAATGTAAAAGACTCGGGAAATATGTTACCTGGCCATGGCGGGGTGCTGGACCGATTTGATGGTTTATTAATAAGCGCACCGCTTGTTTATGCTTACTTACATTTGATTACTTATTAATATCTTGGATTAAAATTAAAAACATGACAATACATAAAGAAGGTTACACCTCAATTGCGCTGATTATCTTGTTTATTTTTATTACAAATGCGCTAATCAGTTATTATATCCCACAAGTAACCTGGTTTATTTGGTTATGGTATCTTATTTCTGTATTCCTTTTTATTACCGTTTTACAATTTTTCAGACACCCAAAAAGGAATTGGACAGTAAGTAACGGCGATGTGATCTGCCCTGCAGATGGAAAAATTGTTGTAATAGAAGAAACGGAAGAAACGGAATTTTTAAAGGATAGAAGAATACAGGTTTCGGTATTTATGTCACCAATAAATGTACATGTTAATAGAAATCCAATAAGCGGAATTGTCAAATATTTTAAATACCATCCTGGTAAATATCTGGTTGCCTGGGATCCCAAATCTTCTACAGACAATGAAAGAACAACCATTGTTGTCGAAAATGAAAATGGCACCCCTATTTTATTCAGGCAAATAGCCGGTGCTTTGGCTCGAAGAATTGTATGGTATGTAAAAGAAGGAGATAAAGTGGAACAGAGCAAAGAATTTGGTTTTATCAAATTTGGATCGAGAGTAGATTTATTTCTTCCTTTAGATGCCAAGATCAACGTAAACCTTGGTGATGTGGTAAAAGGAGGGATTACAAAAGTTGCAAGTTTGAAGTAGTGTTATCTGGCTTAACTTACAAAATAATCTAGATCTGTTATCACAAAGCAAGCTACCTCGAACCAAAAGCATAAGACAACATATTGGCACCCATTTTAAGTGCCTTTTCGCGAGTTTCCTGAGTATCTTCCTTATAGGTCCCCAAGTCTTCCCACCCATTTCCCAAGTCGGATTCGTACGAATAAAAGCAGATTAAACGTCCTTTATAAATTAATCCAAATCCTTGTGGCCGCTTATTATCATGTTCGTGAATTTTGGGCAAGCCATTTGGAAACTTAAACTTTTGATTATAGATAGGATGAG
This genomic interval from Pseudopedobacter saltans DSM 12145 contains the following:
- a CDS encoding succinate dehydrogenase cytochrome b subunit encodes the protein MSNFSKTFSSTLGRKLIMCLTGLFLCAFLVVHLIGNLQLFANDGGYAFNKYAYFMTHFTPIKVISYLLYISIIVHTVWAIIITSKNKAARPVSYAVKGANGSIWSSRNMGILGTIIFLFVVIHMSNFWYKYHWGATPYVEYSTNLSTGETQAREITEAEYGKQYVTYVDNGIEVVKSKDLYKEVAFAFSNPIYSLFYVLAMAALAFHLLHGFQSAFQTLGWDNSKYKPLVNFLGIWIFSIAIPIGFALMPIYFFLFK
- a CDS encoding fumarate reductase/succinate dehydrogenase flavoprotein subunit encodes the protein MKLDANIPSGPLAEKWNKHKFDLKLVNPANKRKYTIIVVGTGLAGASAAASLGELGYNVKAFCFQDSARRAHSIAAQGGINAAKNYQNDGDSTYRLFYDTIKGGDYRAREANVYRLAEVSANIIDQCVAQGVPFAREYGGLLDNRSFGGAQVSRTFYAKGQTGQQLLLGAYSALNRQIKAGKVQMYTRTEMLDVVKIDGEAKGIVTRNLVTGAIETHAGHAVLLCTGGYGNVFYLSTNAMGSNVTAAWRAHKQGAFFANPCYTQIHPTCIPVTGDHQSKLTLMSESLRNDGRVWVPKTRELAEKVRKGELKAKDIKEDDRDYFLERKYPSFGNLVPRDVASRNAKQMCDDKRGVGKTGLAVYLDFADAIKRLGKETVEEKYGNLFDMYLQITDENPYEQPMRIYPAVHYTMGGLWVDYNLMTTVPGLYALGECNFSDHGANRLGASALMQGLADGYFVIPYTIGDYLAKIGPAKVDESHPAFAKAKQDVIDLTNKLLSLKGTKTVDEYHRDLGHIMWEYCGMARTAEGLQKAKKLIAELRADFWKNVIVLGENEEVNQSLEKAGRVADFLELGELMVDDAYNRAESCGGHFREESQTPEGEALRDDENFAYVAAWEYTGDNQPEVLHKEELVFENVKLTQRSYK
- a CDS encoding succinate dehydrogenase/fumarate reductase iron-sulfur subunit; the protein is MSAHMNLTLKVWRQKNSQTPGKFVTYPANNIADDMSFLEMLDVVNEDLVKKKEDPIQFDHDCREGICGMCSLMINGSPHGPKQGITTCQLHMRSFKDGDTIVIEPWRAAAFPVLKDLTVDRGSFERIQQAGGYVSVNTGGVPDANTIPIPKRIADEAFSSAECIGCGACVAACKNASAMLFVSAKVSQYALLPQGQTERYERAIAMVNQMDEEGFGGCTNTYACEAECPKGIKVTNIARMNREYFNAKFIKG
- a CDS encoding LiaF transmembrane domain-containing protein translates to MENQENDINYHKPYRSSGKIFFGFMLAAVGTLLLSKKFGYEYPDWLISWPMLLIVLGFGKIIKSGLSNLSWVPFMAIGGIFLAGKIDPTLDISNYILPVILISLGLFVMFGKSKNTEKCLRRRDRFKKKYRSKTSTGERVNDDTIESIAIFGEVKKTVYSQDFKGGEVITIMGGAQINLSQADIQDVVIIEAIQVFGGTKLIIPQNWQVVTEMAAIFGGIQDKRDFYASEPNTNKKIIIKGVSIFGGIDIKNY
- a CDS encoding DUF4288 domain-containing protein, which translates into the protein MEWYSAKLVYQISNTENDTVQFDEQLRIINAISKELAYEIANQLGYINQEKVVTDSGATLNWNFIAVTEVKYIGEVKHGAEIYSSIKDTPKELFLEETSKKAAYLKDSYSTSLEKAF
- a CDS encoding sensor histidine kinase, whose amino-acid sequence is MSLSQFKNIGFKPSFTLLWVMCVSLHIFTVRMLGFSLEISVIDALIFYCIISGDCWLISRSLNYYLPEGGKFYVIIGWSFTLAVISNIFIYFISPLLNIGDGDAYRQYLASSFFIKLAFSFLLIGWVSLICAFWYNKQEEERLEERRRESEKLNKEAELASLREKLQPHFLFNSLNSISSLTFSQPEQARKMIQQLSDFLRGTIKKDDQLTSLSQEIQHLQLYLDIEKVRFGSRLNTSINCPCEVEELYVPNMILQPIVENAIKFGLYNTLGEIEISVRCVLENDLLVIETRNPFDPENCPPKKGLGFGLENVKRRLSLLYNRNNLLKTDTDNNIFITRIFIPL
- a CDS encoding LytR/AlgR family response regulator transcription factor; its protein translation is MTKAIIIDDEYLARNIIREYLKAYPNIEIVMECENGFDALKAIKEHQPQLIFLDIQMPKITGFEMLELCENKPEVVFTTAFEEYAIKAFEANAVDYLLKPFSQERFNKAVDKFVDGYTNHQKIKELMEESSPATQTERVVVKIGNQIKIIPFFDILFIEASDDYVNIYTQTEFFLKNKTMAFFEKSLDQRDFVRVHRSYIVRVSEIQKIEPYEKDGHIVLLKTGHKIPVSRTGYPKLRAALGW
- the apaG gene encoding Co2+/Mg2+ efflux protein ApaG — encoded protein: MVAQITEGVKVSVETIYQPEYSNPSNEHFMFAYRIQIENLGPYSIQLMRRHWHIFDSNGSRREVEGEGVVGQQPIIAPGEVHEYISGCNLQTDMGTMEGAYEMKRLVNEEYIRVNIPKFDLIAPFKLN
- the dusB gene encoding tRNA dihydrouridine synthase DusB, translated to MSVKIGTIDLGEFPLLLAPMEDVSDPPFRYVCKQNGVDLMYTEFISSEGLIRDAAKSRQKLDVFEYERPIGIQIFGSDIDHMFEATEIATQANPDLIDINYGCPVKNVACRGAGSALLQDIDKMVAMTAAVVKATHLPVTVKTRLGWDDNTKNIYEVAERLQDVGIQALSIHGRTRAQMYKGEADWTLIKEVKKNPRIKIPIFGNGDVDSAIKAANWRLEYEIDGIMIGRAAIGYPWIFREVKHFFKTGQHLEGPTIDERVDVCLTHLRKSVEWKGPKTGIFEMRRHYANYFKGVPNFKEYRMKLVSLDSIETIEDVLNDIRNKFDTVLV
- a CDS encoding CPBP family intramembrane glutamic endopeptidase, with amino-acid sequence MNDSLHYQDKHPLYELLILTFFCFLGGIVFSFFGSITYLIFFGSHLSLTSLSGEGLYQNVNFLRCIQIFSSLGIFIVGPLSFSKFRKYKFATYFQFTKQTELILILLSIAILFASLPLIEYLGNLNSKMSFPESLKALEYWMRQKEDEAMMLTKQLLIMKDYKDLVINLLMIAIIPAIGEELLFRGAVQTIFIKWFSNPHIAIWLAAIIFSAIHVQFYGFIPRMFLGALFGYLLFWGKSLWYPIIGHFINNGSAVIIAYLYQLDGKSVEEIEKTDNFPAYGYIFSALFTLVLLYNFYQRSKNRV
- a CDS encoding putative signal transducing protein → MSNTWVKIYTSQQFIKSEIVRQVLVDYEIDAVLMNKQDSSYKFGNVEVYVHPDNFDKAVEIIIQNEL
- a CDS encoding phosphatidate cytidylyltransferase, whose amino-acid sequence is MKTRAITGFFFIIVMLASLLSGPYVFSFFYVVLGFLCLMEFYKLVDKAGFKPNIAVGGFTGGLTLCYYAYHCIYGFDRLSFGFIILLTCLVFILQLYKKSEFPFTAIAYTFLGIIYTILPFICYFSIAFISGEYNWHLALGFFLLLWGSDTGAYLFGVKFGKTKLFERHSPKKSWEGFLGGVFTSIVIAYAISHFYAEYNVINWIVMALIISCFGTMGDLVESMFKRSINVKDSGNMLPGHGGVLDRFDGLLISAPLVYAYLHLITY
- a CDS encoding phosphatidylserine decarboxylase family protein, whose translation is MTIHKEGYTSIALIILFIFITNALISYYIPQVTWFIWLWYLISVFLFITVLQFFRHPKRNWTVSNGDVICPADGKIVVIEETEETEFLKDRRIQVSVFMSPINVHVNRNPISGIVKYFKYHPGKYLVAWDPKSSTDNERTTIVVENENGTPILFRQIAGALARRIVWYVKEGDKVEQSKEFGFIKFGSRVDLFLPLDAKINVNLGDVVKGGITKVASLK